The Impatiens glandulifera chromosome 3, dImpGla2.1, whole genome shotgun sequence genome contains a region encoding:
- the LOC124930844 gene encoding serine/threonine-protein kinase Aurora-3, whose protein sequence is MASQVHLQKQKQPIQPIQNPQIKQWSIKDFEIGKPLGKGKFGRVYLAREVKSKFIVALKVIFKQQLAKYRLQHQLVREMDIQTSLRHPNVLRLYGWFQDEEKIYLILEYAHGGELYGVLTRHGHLSEKQAATYIASLSKALAYCHENSVIHRDIKPENLLLDHEGRLKIADFGWSVQSINKRLTMCGTLDYLAPEMVEKKPHDYSVDNWTLGILCYEFLYGVPPFEAESQADTFRRILKVDLSFPSEPVISGAAKNLICQLLVKDSSKRISLQKIMEHPWIIKNADPSGTCPELLDSSSQ, encoded by the exons ATGGCGTCCCAAGTTCATCTACAAAAGCAGAAGCAACCGATACAACCGATACAAAATCCTCAGATTAAGCAATGGTCTATAAAGGACTTCGAGATCGGGAAACCACTCGGCAAAGGAAAATTCGGCCGCGTCTATCTCGCTCGCGAAGTTAAG AGCAAGTTCATTGTGGCGCTGAAGGTAATATTCAAGCAACAGCTAGCCAAGTATAGACTGCAGCATCAACTGGTGAGAGAGATGGATATTCAGACCAGTCTTCGACATCCTAATGTCCTCAGACTTTATGGCTGGTTCCAAGATGAAGAGAAAATTTACTTGATTCTAGAGTATGCTCATGGCGGTGAGCTATATGGAGTGCTCACCAGACATGGCCATCTTAGCGAGAAACAGGCTGCAACT TATATTGCAAGCCTTAGCAAAGCATTGGCGTACTGCCATGAGAACAGCGTGATTCACAGAGATATCAAGCCAGAGAACTTATTACTCGACCACGAG GGTCGCTTGAAGATAGCAGATTTTGGATGGTCGGTGCAATCCATAAACAAGAGGCTTACAATGTGTGGAACATTGGATTATCTGGCTCCAGAAATGGTAGAGAAGAAACCTCATGACTATTCTGTTGATAATTGGACATTGGGTATTCTTTGTTACGAGTTTTTGTATGGCGTCCCACCATTTGAGGCTGAAAGCCAGGCAGATACATTCAGAAG GATTTTAAAGGTAGACCTCAGTTTCCCTTCTGAACCTGTCATTTCAGGAGCAGCTAAAAACCTCATTTGCCAG CTACTTGTGAAAGATTCGTCTAAAAGAATTTCTCTTCAAAAGATCATGGAGCACCCTTGGATTATTAAAAATGCGGATCCTTCAGGAACATGCCCTGAACTATTGGATTCCAGTTCTCAATGA
- the LOC124930846 gene encoding calmodulin, with protein sequence MADQLTDEQISEFKEAFSLFDKDGDGCITTKELGTVMRSLGQNPTEAELQDMINEVDADGNGTIDFPEFLNLMARKMKDTDSEEELKEAFRVFDKDQNGFISAAELRHVMTNLGEKLTDEEVDEMIREADVDGDGQINYEEFVKVMMAK encoded by the exons ATGGCGGATCAACTCACCGATGAACAGATCTCCGAATTCAAGGAAGCTTTCAGTCTATTCGACAAGGACGGAGATG GTTGTATTACCACCAAGGAGCTCGGAACTGTAATGAGATCCCTTGGACAGAATCCAACTGAGGCAGAGCTTCAAGATATGATCAATGAAGTTGATGCTGATGGTAATGGAACCATTGATTTCCCAGAGTTCCTCAATCTGATGGCTCGCAAGATGAAGGACACTGACTCTGAGGAGGAACTGAAGGAAGCTTTCAGGGTTTTCGACAAGGATCAGAACGGATTCATTTCTGCAGCTGAGCTTCGTCATGTTATGACAAATCTTGGCGAGAAGCTAACGGACGAAGAAGTTGATGAGATGATCCGTGAGGCTGATGTGGATGGCGATGGACAGATTAACTACGAAGAATTTGTCAAGGTTATGATGGCCAAGTAG
- the LOC124930845 gene encoding SNF1-related protein kinase regulatory subunit beta-1, giving the protein MGNANGREDGTVDGVPDRSSGMSNGSYGGGPVSTDSMANSPPESPGRSRSPLMFAPQIPIAPLQRGDGPPLSNQMWQGESPNAMDFPTEQGIPTLLNWSYGGTDVVVEGSWDNWASRRKLQRSGKDHSILLVLPMGIYHYRFIVDGEPRYIQDLSHVADERGQTYNILDVNDYVPESIDGVAEFESPPSPESSYGQPFLGDEDFAKEPVIVPPQLQVTVEGEENATNNDHDNPSSTTSSKPQHVVLNHLFLEKGWASQSVVALGLTHRFQSKYVTVVLYKPHNKRS; this is encoded by the exons ATGGGCAATGCCAATGGAAGAGAGGACGGAACCGTCGACGGTGTTCCCGATCGGTCTTCCGGTATGTCCAACGGCTCTTACGGAGGTGGTCCTGTATCAACGGATTCCATGGCGAATTCGCCTCCTGAGAGTCCTGGACGTTCAAGATCTCCGCTCATGTTCGCTCCTCAG ATTCCTATAGCTCCTCTACAGAGGGGTGATGGACCACCATTATCAAATCAAATGTGGCAGGGTGAATCTCCCAATGCTATGGATTTCCCCACTGAGCAAGGAATACCTACTTTACTGAATTGGAGTTATGGAGGCACTGATGTTGTTGTGGAAGGATCTTGGGATAATTGGGCATCAAG GAGGAAACTACAGAGATCAGGAAAAGATCATTCTATTCTCTTGGTCTTGCCCATGGGTATATATCATTATAGGTTTATAGTGGATGGTGAACCGAGATATATTCAAGATCTTTCTCATGTAGCCGACGAGAGAGGCCAAACTTACAATATACTTGATGTGAAT GATTACGTACCTGAGAGTATTGATGGGGTTGCCGAATTCGAGTCACCACCTTCACCAGAATCGAGTTACGGTCAGCCTTTTCTTGGCGACGAAGATTTTGCAAAGGAACCTGTAATAGTCCCGCCTCAGCTTCAGGTGACAGTTGAAGGAGAAGAGAATGCAACTAATAATGATCATGATAATCCATCTTCTACCACTTCTTCTAAACCGCAACATGTGGTGCTAAACCACCTCTTCCTCGAGAAAGGATGGGCTTCTCAGTCTGTGGTTGCTCTCGGTTTGACTCACAGGTTTCAATCAAAGTATGTAACTGTTGTCCTCTATAAGCCCCACAACAAACGATCATAA
- the LOC124932191 gene encoding UBP1-associated protein 2A-like produces MAKKRKIRSDEPASTGAPLPDQLQTLTEPASTGAPLPEQLQTLIEPASTAAPLLEQLQTLIEPASTAAPLPEQLQTLTEPASTAAPLPEQLQTLTEPASTGAPLPEKLQTLTEPKQPAQQIEIKAQPQTEQNHQTRQPEGGLVAVQIEDKEKKGSVNGCKTVKMDGGDKELDEEPIEKILESLGKDQLIAIVKESVSKFPNVMKIVKKTVNLDPARRKICVHGLVLDNMETLIEVFRKYGEIVDCEAACDKESGKSIGYGFIIFKRRSAAMKALKHPQEKIGNQLISCQLSSDGFVPAPVGPPAIDNIQRKICIYNVSADIDPQKLTEFFARYGKIEEGPLGLDEAGKFKGFCLFVYKTMEGYRRALQEPQKIFDGMILNCQKSIKPYVPDQRQNQQLPSKPTPAHLKAPSAPAIGFKPPALGPAFGHALAAALLS; encoded by the coding sequence ATGGCCAAGAAGCGAAAGATCCGTTCTGACGAACCTGCATCCACCGGAGCACCTTTACCGGACCAGCTCCAAACCCTAACCGAACCTGCATCCACCGGAGCACCTTTACCGGAACAGCTCCAAACCCTAATCGAACCTGCATCCACCGCAGCACCTTTACTGGAACAGCTTCAAACCCTAATCGAACCTGCATCCACCGCAGCACCTTTACCGGAGCAGCTCCAAACCCTAACTGAACCTGCATCCACCGCAGCACCTTTACCGGAGCAGCTCCAAACCCTAACCGAACCTGCATCCACCGGAGCACCTTTACCGGAGAAGCTCCAGACCTTAACCGAGCCTAAACAGCCGGCACAACAGATCGAAATAAAGGCGCAACCACAAACGGAGCAAAATCATCAGACAAGGCAACCGGAAGGTGGATTAGTTGCAGTTCAAATAGAAGACAAAGAGAAGAAAGGCAGCGTAAATGGATGTAAGACAGTGAAAATGGATGGTGGCGATAAGGAATTAGATGAAGAGCCAATTGAGAAGATTCTAGAATCCCTCGGAAAGGACCAGCTGATTGCTATTGTCAAGGAGTCTGTCTCAAAGTTCCCGAATGTAATGAAGATCGTGAAGAAAACGGTCAATTTAGACCCTGCTCGTAGAAAGATTTGTGTTCATGGTCTCGTCTTGGATAACATGGAAACTCTAATAGAGGTATTTAGAAAGTACGGTGAGATTGTGGATTGTGAGGCTGCTTGTGACAAGGAATCTGGAAAGTCAATAGGGTATGGATTCATTATCTTCAAGCGCAGGAGTGCAGCCATGAAGGCATTGAAGCATCCTCAGGAGAAAATTGGTAATCAATTGATCTCTTGTCAGTTGTCATCAGATGGATTTGTTCCTGCTCCTGTAGGTCCACCAGCTATTGATAATATTCAGAGGAAGATTTGCATATACAACGTGTCTGCTGACATTGACCCACAAAAACTAACCGAGTTCTTTGCTAGATATGGGAAGATTGAAGAGGGTCCTCTGGGATTAGATGAAGCTGGGAAATTTAAAGGTTTTTGCCTTTTTGTGTACAAGACTATGGAGGGTTATAGAAGAGCATTGCAGGAGCCTCAAAAGATCTTTGATGGGATGATACTGAACTGCCAGAAATCAATTAAACCATATGTTCCTGATCAACGACAGAATCAACAACTTCCTTCTAAACCAACCCCTGCCCACCTCAAGGCACCTTCCGCACCCGCTATTGGATTTAAACCACCAGCTCTGGGTCCTGCGTTTGGACATGCATTGGCTGCTGCTCTTCTCTCCTAG
- the LOC124931039 gene encoding UBP1-associated protein 2A-like: MNMEESSEEEPQNLTEDEEEVSEEEEESDEEEEEEVSEEEEEEEESDEEEDEEPIQEIIETLGKDQLIALLKESVSKFVDIIGSVQRLADLDPAHRKIFVHGLDWDSNRETLIRVFSKYGEIEDCKLVYNMVGKLKGFGFILFKHRSGARKALKHPRKKICNRLTSCHLASAGSVPAPPPPPVDPPVSEYTQRKIFVSNVSANIDPQKLTEFFSRYGEIEEGPLGLDKHTGKFKGFCLFVYKSMESSRKALEQPYKSFGGKTLNCQKAIDGPKPKFPYQQYHNQHLSSKYTSGNLIAPFGPALGFNPAVAAPALGPSNRQALTALLTSQGAGLGATMNQGMPPMTNNPGYGNQVGASYGGSQPAYINQGGYQDPQLGQGSTWPDSGGASNMDYEQ, translated from the coding sequence ATGAATATGGAAGAGTCTTCTGAAGAGGAGCCCCAGAACTTGACTGAGGATGAGGAAGAAGTCAgcgaggaggaagaagaaagcgatgaagaagaagaggaagaagtcagcgaggaggaagaagaggaagaagaaagcgACGAGGAGGAAGACGAAGAGCCTATCCAGGAGATTATTGAAACTCTTGGAAAAGACCAGCTGATTGCTCTTTTAAAGGAGTCTGTCTCAAAGTTTGTTGATATAATTGGGAGCGTGCAGAGATTGGCTGATTTGGACCCTGCACACAGAAAGATTTTTGTTCATGGTCTTGACTGGGATTCTAACAGGGAAACTCTAATAAGGGTATTTAGCAAGTACGGTGAGATTGAGGATTGTAAGCTTGTTTATAACATGGTAGGCAAGTTAAAGGGGTTCGGCTTCATTCTCTTCAAGCACAGGAGTGGAGCCAGGAAGGCACTGAAACATCCACGGAAGAAAATTTGTAATCGATTGACCTCTTGCCATTTGGCATCAGCTGGATCTGTTCctgctcctcctcctcctcctgtAGATCCACCAGTGTCGGAGTATACGCAGAGAAAGATTTTCGTAAGCAATGTGTCTGCTAACATTGACCCACAAAAACTAACCGAGTTCTTTTCTAGATATGGGGAGATTGAAGAGGGGCCTCTCGGATTAGATAAACATACTGGGAAATTTAAAGGTTTCTGTCTTTTTGTGTACAAGAGCATGGAGAGTTCTAGAAAAGCATTGGAACAGCCTTATAAGAGCTTTGGAGGGAAGACATTGAACTGCCAGAAGGCAATTGATGGCCCCAAACCAAAGTTTCCTTATCAGCAGTATCATAATCAGCATCTTTCTTCCAAATACACATCTGGCAACCTCATTGCACCTTTCGGACCTGCTCTTGGATTTAACCCAGCTGTTGCAGCTCCAGCTCTGGGTCCTTCAAATAGACAGGCATTGACTGCTCTTCTCACCTCGCAAGGAGCTGGTTTAGGGGCAACAATGAATCAGGGCATGCCGCCAATGACGAACAATCCTGGTTATGGGAACCAGGTTGGAGCCAGCTATGGTGGTAGTCAACCAGCTTACATAAACCAGGGTGGTTACCAAGACCCCCAGTTAGGGCAAGGATCAACTTGGCCAGATTCAGGTGGTGCTTCAAACATGGATTATGAACAGTAG